Below is a genomic region from Deinococcus koreensis.
GCGGCCGCTGGACACGGCGCTGAGACCGCTCCGTCCCAGGAACCCTCCACCTCAGCTGTGCTGCGGGCCGTAGTCCTTCTCCACACTGATCCTGGGAGAGCCTTCGATGGTCACGCCCTCGCGCTCCGGGGCCCCCAGGGCTTCGAGCACGTCACGCACGCCCACCCGCAGTTTGCCGGCCTCGCCCACCACGCTGCCCAGCGCGGGGTCGAGCGCCAGGCTCCAGCCGCCGCCGAACCATTCCACGCGGGCGCGCACCACCTCGCCCCGTTCGAGGGCCGCCAGTTCCAGATCGTCGATCCGCACCCGGATGCGGCCGTTTGTGAAGCGGATTTTCATGGGCGCAGAATACGGGTATGGACATCCTGATTCTGGGCGGCACGAAGTTCGTGGGCCGGCACATCGTGGAAGCCTTCTTGCAGGGGGGGCACCGGGTCAGCATCCTGGCGCGCGGGCAGTCGCCCGACGAGCTGCCGGCGCCTGTGGAGAGACTGCGCGGCGACCGGGGCGAGGCTGGTGGGCTGAACGCCCTGCAGGGCCGCCGCTGGGACGCCTGCGTGGATGTCAGCGGCTACACGCCGGCGGCGGTACGCGCCAGCGCCGAGCGGCTGCGGGAGCAGGTGGAGCGATACGTGTTCATCAGCACCGCCAGCGTGTACGCCCACCCCGAACGCCACCCGGTGCGCGAGGACGATCCCCTGCTGCCCCCCAGCGCCGACGACGTAAACGAGGTCACGGGCGAGACCTACGGCCCGCTGAAGGTGCGCTGCGAGGAGATCGTGCAGGAGGTCTACGGCGAGCGGGCGACCATCCTGCGGCCGCAGATCGTGGCGGGGCCCTTCGATCACACGGCCCGCTACCCCTACTGGGTCGACCGCGCGGCGCGGGGCGGCGAGGTGCTGGCGCCAGGAGACGGCACCGACCATGTGCAGGTCATCGACGCCCGTGACCTGGGCCGCTTCAGCGTGAAGATCGTCGAGGGCGGGATCGGCGGCGTCTTCAATCTGGCCGGCCCCCGCCTGAGCTGGGCCGAGTTCCTGCAGGTGGCGGGCGCCGCGCCCGTGACCTGGGTGGGCGTCCACGAGCTCAGGGCCCACAGTCTGGGCTTCCGCGAGCTTCCTCTCTACCTGCCCGACAACGACGCCCAGGGCGGCCTGATGGATGTGGACAACTCGCGGGCGCGGGCCGCCGGCCTGACCCTGACCGACCCGGCCCAGACGGCGCGCGACACCCGGGCCTGGAGCGCCGGGGCCGGCCTGGAGTACGCCCTGAGCCCCGAGCGCGAGGCCGAGGTGCTGGCCGCCCTGCGCGGCGCCTGAGGGTTTCTCTCTCCCTCCGGAGAGAAGCGGGGTGGGTGGTATGCTACCCGCGCACAACAGGCTGACAGCGTTGGTCGACAGAAGGGAGGTGCGCGTTATCTCGCAGGAAATCTGGGCGGACGTGCTGGGGTACGTCCGCAGAAATATTTCAGAGGTGGAATACCACACCTGGTTCGCGCCCGTGAAGAATCTGGGCGTGCAGGAAGGCTCGCTCGTGCTGGGCGTACGCAATTCCTTCGCGCAGGAATGGTTCCGCAAGCACTACCTGGAGTTGCTGGAAGACGCCCTTCGCAGCCTGGGCGCCGAGAACCCGGCGGTCAGTTTCCAGGTGCTGCCGGCCCAGCAAGAGGCCATGCTGCTGCCCAGCGACCCGCCGCCCGCCCCCGCCGGCCGCGCGCAGGGCCTGGGATCGGCCTCGCCCTCGCCGGCCGACAACCGCAAGGTGCTCAACCCCAAGTACACCTTCGAAAACTTCGTGGTGGGGCCGAACAACAACCTGGCGCACGCGGCGGCGCTGGCGGTCGCGGAGTCGCCGGGCAAGGCCTACAACCCGCTCTTCATCTACGGGGACGTCGGGCTGGGCAAGACCCACCTGATGCACGCGGTCGGCCACTACATGTCCGAGCGCTTCCCGGAAAAGCGCATCGAGTACGTGTCCACCGAGTCTTTCACCAACGACCTGATCAACGCCATCCGCGACGACAAGATGACGCTCTTTCGCAACCGCTACCGCTCGGTGGATCTGCTGCTGGTCGACGACATCCAGTTCCTGGCCGGCAAGGAGCGCACGCAGGAGGAGTTCTTCCACACCTTCAACGCGCTCTACGAGAACCACAAGCAGATCATCCTGAGTTCGGATCGCCCGCCCAAGGACATCCAGACGCTGGAATCCCGCCTGCGCAGCCGCTTCGAGTGGGGCCTGATCACCGACATCCAGTCGCCGGAATTCGAGACGCGCGTGGCCATCCTGAAGATGAACGCCGAGCACAACCGTATCGACATCCCGCAGGAAGTGCTGGAGCTGATCGCACGGCAGGTCACGGCCAACATCCGTGAACTGGAGGGCGCCCTGATGCGGGTCGTGGCCTTCGCCTCGCTGAACAACGTGCCCTTCTCGCGCGCGGTGGCCGCAAAAGCCCTGAGCAACGTATTCGCGCCGCAGGAGGTCAAGGTCGAGATGATCGACGTGCTGCGGCAGGTGGCCTCCCACTTCAACATGCCGCCGGACGTCATCCGCGGCTCCGGCCGGGTGCGCGAGGTCGTGGTGCCCCGGCAGGTCGCCCAGTACCTGATCCGCGAGCTGACCGACCACTCGCTCCCTGAAATCGGGCAGTTCTTCGGCCGCGACCACTCCACGGTGATGCACGCGATCAGCAAGGTCACCGAGCAATTGGGCAAGGACATGGAGGTCACGGGCGCCGTGACGACCCTGCGCCGCAAGATGCAGGGCCTGGAAGACGAGGGTCTGGACGCTTAATGCCGCCCTGTGATTTCTCCGGGAGCAGAATAAGTTCCAAAAACCGTTCCAAAACGGTGTGCGTAGTTTCACAAGCTGTGGATAAGCCTGTGGATAAGCTGTGGATAACCCCCGATTTTCTGTGGATAACTTTGTGGATAACCAGCCTCCCCAAGAGCCCTGTGGATAACCCCCGATTTTGTCCACAGGTTATCCACAGGTTCAGGGCACTTATCCACAATTTCGTCCACAGGACAAACCTGCGCTGGGCGCGCCCCTAAGCCACTTTTCCACAGTTTCCACAGGCCCTATTACTACTACTACTATCTTATTTAAGTATAAGAACAGGTAAAAGATAGGGAAGGCAGACAGAGAGGTCAGGCATGAAAGCAAACGTCACCAAGAAAACTCTGAGTGAAGGACTCGGCCTGCTCGAACGGGTCATTCCCAGTCGCAGCAGTAATCCTCTGCTGACCGCCCTGAAGGTCGAGGCGAGCGAGGCAGGACTGACGCTGAGCGGCACGAACCTGGAGATCGACCTGTCGTGCTTCGTGCCGGCGGAGGTACGAAACCCGCAGAACTTCGTGGTGCCGGCGCACCTGTTCGCGCAGATCGTGCGGAATCTGGGCGGCGAACTGGTGGAGCTGGAAATCACCGGCAACGAACTGGCGGTGCGCTCCGGCGGCTCGGATTTCAAACTGCAGACCGGCGACCTGGGCGCCTATCCGCCGCTCAGTTTCCCGACCCACGCCGACGTCAGCCTGAACGCTGAGGAACTCGCCAGATCCTTTTCCAGCGTGCGCTACGCCGCCAGCAACGAGGCCTTCCAGGCGGTCTTCCGGGGCATCAAGCTGGAGCACCGGCCTGAGGGCGCCCGGGTCGTGGCCTCGGACGGCTACCGGGTCGCCATCCGCGACTTTCCCGCAGACGGCAACGGGCGCAACCTGATCATCCCGGCCCGCTCGGTCGACGAACTGATCCGGGTGCTCAAGGACGGCGAGGCGCGCTTCACCTACGGCGACGGCCTGCTCAGCGTGACCACGGACCGTGTGCGGATGAACCTCAAGCTGCTCGACGGCGATTTTCCCGACTACGAGCGGGTCATCCCCAAGGACATCAAGCTGCAGGTCACCCTGCCCGCCACCGCCCTGAAGGACGCCGTGAACCGCGTGGCTGTCCTGGCCGACAAGAACGCCAACAACCGCGTCGAGTTCCTGGTTTCCGAGGGCAAGCTGCGCCTGGCCGCCGAGGGCGACTACGGCCGCGCCCAGGACACCCTGGACGTCACGCAGGGGGGCATCGAACCCGCCATGAGCCTGGCGTTCAACGCCCGGCACGTGCTCGATGCCCTGGGCCCGATCGAGGGGGAGGCCGAGCTGCTGTTCTCGGGCTCCACCAGCCCCGCCATCTTCCGCGCGAGTGGGGGAGGCGGCTACATGGCCGTCATGGTCACGCTGCGCGTTTAAGGGGCCAGCCAGCGCCCGCACGGGGTATTGCTGGGGTTCGATGGAGGTTGAGAATATGTAGTTGGCTCAACAGGAGATAGGCGATCCGCCTTCCGCCAAGAATTGGGATCGCCTATCGCGCCAGATGAAGTTTGGTCTACTCCGCCCCCCTTCTGTCCGACCAAGTTACTCGTCGTTGACTTAACCGACAAGTGTTGAGTTGCCGGCCGGTCGCATAGTTGCTTTCTAGGAGAGCATTTTGAGCGTCCGAGTATATCGACTTTTATTGGCGGTATTGGCCTTAGCCGCCCTCGCCCTAGTCTTGTTGACCGCCGCAATGGGTAAGATCGAAATGGGCATTTGGACAGGTGGGAGCGCACTCGCTGTCGCAATCGCGGGCTTTTTTGTGGTCTTACAGAAGTTGAAGTGATGCCGAGCCGATGCGCCTAAAAAGTTATCCACAGAATTCTGGCCTGTGGATAAAAAATGGGGATAACTTTCGATCTGGTGGGAATTTATCCCCTCTTCATGCTCCCGGGCTGCGGTTCAGGGTGCGCTGGGGTAGGAGGGACGAACCCCGACCCAGACCGCCTGAACTTAGACCGCCCGAATCCGAACATGACCGGCGGCCCGTATAGTGTCAGAGGTACACCTACTCGCCCTGGTGACACCAGCCTGTGGGCGCGGGGTCGGAACTCGGAGGAACGACATGAACATCGAAAAAGTGATCGCTCGTGAAGTGCTGGACTCGCGCGGGAACCCCACGGTCGAGGCCGAGGTGCATCTGGACAGCGGCTTCAGGGGCCGCGCCATCGTGCCCTCGGGGGCGAGCACCGGCACCCACGAGGCGCTGGAACTGCGTGACGGCGGCTCCCGCTATCTGGGCAAGGGCGTGCAGCAGGCCGTGAAGAACGTGAACGAGGCCCTGGGGCCGGCGGTGGTGGGTCTGGACGCCAGCGATCAGTTGGGCATCGACGCCGCGCTGATGGCGCTGGACGGCACCCCGAACAAGGGCAAGCTGGGCGGCAACGCCATCCTGGCCGTGAGCCTGGCCACCGCCCGCGCGGCCGCCGAGGAGCTGGGCATTCCGCTCTATCGCTACCTGGGCGGCTCGAACGCCAAGACCCTGCCGGTGCCCATGATGAACGTCATCAACGGGGGCGCCCATGCCGACAACTCGGTGGACTTCCAGGAGTTCATGGTCATGCCGGTAGGCGCGCCGAGCTTCCGCGAAGGCCTGCGCTACGGCGCCGAGACCTTCCACGAGCTGAAAAAAGTACTCTCAGGGCGCGGCTACAACACCAACGTCGGCGACGAGGGCGGCTTCGCGCCCGACCTGAAAAGCAACGAGGAAGCGCTGGAAGTGCTGCTGGAGGCCATCCAGAGGGCCGGTTACGAGCCGGGCGAGGACATCTGCATCGCCCTTGACCCGGCCGTGACCGAGCTGTTCAAGGACGGTAAATACCACCTGAAGGGCGAGGGCCGCGAGCTGACCACGGCCGAGATGGTGGACTTCTGGGCTGACTGGGCGAGCCGCTACCCGATCATCTCCATCGAGGACGGTCTGGCTGAGGACGACTGGGACGGCTGGCAGGCCCTGACCGCCAAGATTGGCGACAAGGTGCAGCTGGTCGGCGACGACCTCTTCGTGACCAACCCCGAGAGGTTGCAGCGCGGCATCGATACGAATGTCGGCAACGCGATTCTCGTCAAGGTCAACCAGATCGGCTCGCTGACCGAGAGCATGGACGCCATCGAGCTGGCCAAGCGCCACCACTACGGCACCATCATCAGCCACCGCTCGGGCGAGTCCGAGGACGCCTTCATCGCCGACCTCGCCGTAGCGACCAACGCCGGGCAGATCAAGACCGGCAGCGCCAGCCGAAGCGACCGCATCGCCAAGTACAACCAGCTGCTCCGCATCGAGGACGCCCTGGGTGAGCGCGCGGTGTACCCCGGCCGCAAGGCGCTGCGCTAGGGGGCTCTGAGCTTTGAGCTCTGGGCTGTGAAAACCCCGACCCTCATAGCCCAGAGCTCATAGCTTCTTCCCCTCTGGAATTGCTTCCACCCCCACAACGGAGTCTCCAAGACATGAAACATTTCGACCGCGCCACCAAGATCGTCGCCACCATAGGCCCCGCCAGCCGCAGCCCGGAAGTCCTGGGCAAGATGCTGGACGCCGGGCTGAACGTGGTTCGCATGAATTTCAGCCACGGCAACCCGGAAGACCACCGCCAGACGCTCCAGATGGTGCGCGAACTGGCGGCCCAGCGCGGCACCGTGATCGGCATCCTGCAGGATCTGCAGGGCCCCAAGATCCGCGTGGGCCGCTTCGCCGAGGGCGCCGTGACGCTGGCGGCCGGCGACCGTTTCGTGATCACCATGGACGACGTCGAGGGCGACGCCGTGCGGGTCAGCTCGACCTACAAGGGGCTGGCGCAGGACGTCCACCCCGGCATGGCGCTGCTGCTCGACGACGGCAACATGGCCCTGCGCGTGGAGGGCGTGCGCGGCAACGAGGTGACCACGCGGGTGGTGGTCGGCGGGGTGCTCAAGAACAACAAGGGCATCAACGTGCCCGAGGCCGACCTGAGCGTGCCGGCGCTGTCCGAAAAAGACGTGCAGGACATGGAATTCGGCGCCGAGCTGGGCGTGGACTGGGTGGCCCTGAGCTTCGTCAGATCGCGCGACGACCTGCTGCTGGCCCGGCACTACCTGGCGCGCTTCGGCTCGCGGGCCAAGCTGATGGCGAAGATCGAGAAGCCGCAGGCCGTCGACCGCTTCGAGGACATCCTGAAGGAAGTGGACGGCATCATGGTGGCGCGCGGCGACCTGGGCGTTGAGATGCGCGCCGAGCAGGTGCCCACCATCCAGAAGCGGATCATCCGTATGTGCCGCGAGGCGGGCAAGCCGGTGATCACCGCGACCCAGATGCTGGAGAGCATGATCAGCCTGCCGCGCCCCACCCGCGCCGAGGCCTCGGACGTCGCCAACGCGATCTACGACGGCACCGATGCCGTGATGCTCTCGGCCGAGTCGGCGGCGGGGCTCTACCCGGTGGAGTCGGTCGCCATGATGGATCGGATCGC
It encodes:
- a CDS encoding NAD-dependent epimerase/dehydratase family protein encodes the protein MDILILGGTKFVGRHIVEAFLQGGHRVSILARGQSPDELPAPVERLRGDRGEAGGLNALQGRRWDACVDVSGYTPAAVRASAERLREQVERYVFISTASVYAHPERHPVREDDPLLPPSADDVNEVTGETYGPLKVRCEEIVQEVYGERATILRPQIVAGPFDHTARYPYWVDRAARGGEVLAPGDGTDHVQVIDARDLGRFSVKIVEGGIGGVFNLAGPRLSWAEFLQVAGAAPVTWVGVHELRAHSLGFRELPLYLPDNDAQGGLMDVDNSRARAAGLTLTDPAQTARDTRAWSAGAGLEYALSPEREAEVLAALRGA
- the dnaN gene encoding DNA polymerase III subunit beta → MKANVTKKTLSEGLGLLERVIPSRSSNPLLTALKVEASEAGLTLSGTNLEIDLSCFVPAEVRNPQNFVVPAHLFAQIVRNLGGELVELEITGNELAVRSGGSDFKLQTGDLGAYPPLSFPTHADVSLNAEELARSFSSVRYAASNEAFQAVFRGIKLEHRPEGARVVASDGYRVAIRDFPADGNGRNLIIPARSVDELIRVLKDGEARFTYGDGLLSVTTDRVRMNLKLLDGDFPDYERVIPKDIKLQVTLPATALKDAVNRVAVLADKNANNRVEFLVSEGKLRLAAEGDYGRAQDTLDVTQGGIEPAMSLAFNARHVLDALGPIEGEAELLFSGSTSPAIFRASGGGGYMAVMVTLRV
- the eno gene encoding phosphopyruvate hydratase, giving the protein MNIEKVIAREVLDSRGNPTVEAEVHLDSGFRGRAIVPSGASTGTHEALELRDGGSRYLGKGVQQAVKNVNEALGPAVVGLDASDQLGIDAALMALDGTPNKGKLGGNAILAVSLATARAAAEELGIPLYRYLGGSNAKTLPVPMMNVINGGAHADNSVDFQEFMVMPVGAPSFREGLRYGAETFHELKKVLSGRGYNTNVGDEGGFAPDLKSNEEALEVLLEAIQRAGYEPGEDICIALDPAVTELFKDGKYHLKGEGRELTTAEMVDFWADWASRYPIISIEDGLAEDDWDGWQALTAKIGDKVQLVGDDLFVTNPERLQRGIDTNVGNAILVKVNQIGSLTESMDAIELAKRHHYGTIISHRSGESEDAFIADLAVATNAGQIKTGSASRSDRIAKYNQLLRIEDALGERAVYPGRKALR
- the dnaA gene encoding chromosomal replication initiator protein DnaA produces the protein MSQEIWADVLGYVRRNISEVEYHTWFAPVKNLGVQEGSLVLGVRNSFAQEWFRKHYLELLEDALRSLGAENPAVSFQVLPAQQEAMLLPSDPPPAPAGRAQGLGSASPSPADNRKVLNPKYTFENFVVGPNNNLAHAAALAVAESPGKAYNPLFIYGDVGLGKTHLMHAVGHYMSERFPEKRIEYVSTESFTNDLINAIRDDKMTLFRNRYRSVDLLLVDDIQFLAGKERTQEEFFHTFNALYENHKQIILSSDRPPKDIQTLESRLRSRFEWGLITDIQSPEFETRVAILKMNAEHNRIDIPQEVLELIARQVTANIRELEGALMRVVAFASLNNVPFSRAVAAKALSNVFAPQEVKVEMIDVLRQVASHFNMPPDVIRGSGRVREVVVPRQVAQYLIRELTDHSLPEIGQFFGRDHSTVMHAISKVTEQLGKDMEVTGAVTTLRRKMQGLEDEGLDA
- the pyk gene encoding pyruvate kinase; this encodes MKHFDRATKIVATIGPASRSPEVLGKMLDAGLNVVRMNFSHGNPEDHRQTLQMVRELAAQRGTVIGILQDLQGPKIRVGRFAEGAVTLAAGDRFVITMDDVEGDAVRVSSTYKGLAQDVHPGMALLLDDGNMALRVEGVRGNEVTTRVVVGGVLKNNKGINVPEADLSVPALSEKDVQDMEFGAELGVDWVALSFVRSRDDLLLARHYLARFGSRAKLMAKIEKPQAVDRFEDILKEVDGIMVARGDLGVEMRAEQVPTIQKRIIRMCREAGKPVITATQMLESMISLPRPTRAEASDVANAIYDGTDAVMLSAESAAGLYPVESVAMMDRIAREAEASEHYQLMQQQMVIDAELAQDSIAFAACSIGEKLGAAAIVTFTSTGGAATRVAKYRPALAILALTPNETTRNQLALSWGIHPMLSEDPHDTDDMVRIANDELKKTGFADTGDRYVITAGVPFGVRGTTNMLRVERLREEDLSRRV